The sequence below is a genomic window from Ignavibacteriales bacterium.
AAGAATTTCATCAAGTTGATCTTTTGACAATAGATTTTGTTCAAGCACCAATTCATAAACGCCACGATTTGTTTCAAGTGCTTCCTTAGCCAGTTTTGTTGATGCTTCATAACCGATTATCGGATTTAATGCTGTAACTAACCCAATAGAATTTTCAACAAGTTCACGGCATCTTTTTTCATTTGCAGTTATACCGTTAATACACCTGTGAACAAGCGTTGTCATACCGTTCTTCAGCATTTCTATTGATTCAAAAATACTTTGAACAATAAGCGGTTCCATCACGTTCAATTCAAGTTGTCCCGCTTCCGCGGCAAGAGTAACAGCCAGATCATTTCCAATAACTTTAAAAGCTATTTGATTTACAACTTCGGGAATAACAGGATTTACTTTACCCGGCATAATTGACGAACCGGGCTGCATAGGCGGTAAATTAATTTCTCCTAATCCGGTCCTTGGTCCTGATGAAAGTAATCTTAAGTCATTACACATTTTGGATAGTTTTACAGCTAATCTTTTTACAGCAGATGAATAAATAACGAACGCGCCTGTATCCTGTGTTGCCTCGACTAAATTTGATGCAAGTACAATTTCAAATCCTGATACTTCCTTCAGATGTCTGATAACTTTTGTACTGTAATCAGGATCAGCATTTATTCCAGTACCGATTGCGGTTGCACCCATATTCACTTCAAGGAATAGTTTTGCGTTCTGATCTAGTCTGTCTATCTCTTCTTCAAGTGTTGCAGCGTAAGCTTCAAAAGCCTGACCCAATGTCATCGGAACTGCATCCTGTAATTGTGTTCTTCCCATCTTAATGATATGTGAAAATTCTTTTCCTTTATTTCTCAAAGCATCAATTAATACCTTAAGAACTTCGATCAGTTTTAAATTACTTTTTATTATTGCAATCTTAACTGAAGTAGGATATGCGTCATTAGTCGATTGTGACAGATTAACATGATTATTGGGATGACAATATTTATAATCACCTTTTTCATAACCAAGTATTTCAAGTGCGCGGTTGGCGATCACTTCATTTGCATTCATATTTGTCGATGTACCTGCACCTCCCTGGATCATATCAACAACAAAATGACTGTGCAGTTTTCCATTAATTATTTCAATACAGGCCTGTTCTATTGCGTGTGTGACGGGCGCTGATAATAGTCCCAGGTCAAAATTCGCTTTTGCTGCTGCGAGTTTTACCATTGCCAGCGATTCGATTAGCAAAGGATAAAATGAAAGTGTAACACCACTGATGTTAAAGTTTTCAATCGCACGCAGTGTTTGAACTCCATAATAATATTCATATGGCACTTCCCTGTCGCCTAACAGATCGTGTTCGGTCCTTGTTCTGCCTGACTGATATTGAGCGGCAATGTTAATGACCCGTGTAGTAGTGGATCTCATTCTTCTTGAGATAACCTTTGCCACATTTGCCAGAATTTTTGATGCGACAATATTATGATCCTTAAACAATTCATAGAACCGGTCATGGCTTAGAACAAGTGCGGTAGTATCAACCAGCGCTTTTGCTGATGTCGAATGAGGTGAATCATCCATCAGGGCTCCTTCGCCCAGGAAATCATATTTGTTAAAAAGTGCTAATCTTTTTTCTTCACCAAACGGAGATTTTTTAATTAGTTCGACTTCTCCTTCATAAATAAGGAACAGGTATTTTCTTGTATTATTTTCAGTGAACAGCAAACTATCTTTTTTGTAAGTGATGGAATCAAGCTTTTGCACGATAAGTTTAATTTCATCTTCAGTTAATTCTTTAAATAGTCCGATTTGTTTTATGAATGCGTGAATATTGTTTTTTTCCATTTCAATCTCCAAAAGTTTATTCTGCTGAAAATTCTGAAGTGTTCAGAATTTCCTCACCAAATTTAGCTATTATCTTTACTTTAAGAATAAAGTAAATATTGACTCTCTTATTTTTTTTTTGGTAGTTGACATTTAAATATTTACAGTAAAATGAAACTGCGGATTTCTCTTTTCATAATAATTATTTTTCTTCAGACTGAACTATTTGGATTTGTTTCTGATTCAATTGTAACCGGCGGTGTCGGACTGATATCAAAATCGCAATTAAAAAATCATATAGATTCACTCGGAAGTGATTTATTTGAGGGCAGATCAATGGGAACATCGGGTGGAAATCTTGCTGCAAAATATCTTGCTTCCCAATTTGAAAAAATGAACTTGATACCGGCTGGTGATGAGGGTACTTACTATCAATATATTCCTATGCATGCCAGCCAGCCGCAACCCGAGTCAGGTTTGGTTTTGTACCATGATAAAGACAGCAGTTTACTAATGCTCAACCAGGATTATTTATTATATAAAACCGGGGAACAAACTTTTATACCTAATCCGTTGCCACTGGTATTCGTGGGGTTTGGTATTGTCGCGCCGGAGTTTGATTATAATGATTATCAGTCCGTTAATGTTGAAAATAAAATTGTAGTGTTTCTTGAAGGTGAGCCCTTTTCAACTGACGAAAAATATTTTGAAGGAATTAAGCCTTCGATTTACAGTCTGCCGGAAATGAAACAGAGAATTGCCATTTCAAGAGGGGCAAGCGGAAGCATTATGATTCCCGGAATCAGGTATAAGGAAGCCGGTGAATGGAAAAAACTCATTAATGAATTTGCATTTGAAGATGTTACGCTGGCATATTCTGCTTCAGGTAATTTAAGTGTCTTAATGGGTCCATATGTTGCAGAACAATTATTTCATTCCGCTGAATTTTCAATCAATGAAGTTTTTAATATGCAGCAGCAGAATTCATTAAAGAGTTTTGAACTGCAAACAAAAATTTCTTTTAAAGGTGAATTCCGTGAGAGAGATTTTACCTCCGCAAATATTGTAGGAATGATAAAAGGTTCTAACGAGAAACTTTCCGACAGCTATTTATTAATCTCTGCGCATTATGATCATCTTGGAATAGGTCCTGCGGTAGACGGGGATTCTATTTACAACGGGGTATATGATAATGCTATCGGTGTTGCATCACTTCTTGAAATTGCGTCAGCATTTAGTAAACCTGAAAATAAGCCGGAGCGCTCCATTGTTTTTCTGCTTACTGCCGGTGAGGAAAAAGGATGGCTTGGCTCAACTTACTATGTTAACAACCCGGTGGTTCCGTTATATAAAACAATTGCAAATGTTAACATAGATGGCATTGCATTGTTCGATAGGTTCAGAAGTATAGTTGGTGTTGGAAGAGAATATTCTTCACTAAATGATTTTCTTATTGAAATCGCCAAAAGAAATAATCTTGAAGTTGAAGATATTCCGGAGCAATTTATTCAATCAGAATCCTTCACCAGATCTGACCAGATTATTTTTGCGCAGGCAGGAATTCCTTCAATACTTATATCAGAAGGATTGAATTATGAAAATCTTTCGCGCGAAGATGGTATTAGACTCTTTATACATTACAGTGAAAACGTTTATCACACACCGTTTGACGATCTTACTCAGCCAATGAACTTTGATGCAGCCGAACAGCACACAAAAATAATTTTTGAATTCTGCCGTCTTCTTGCTGCTTCTGAATCAGTGCCTGAATGGAATGAAGGTGTTCCATACAACAGTGCACGACTGAGATCAATCGCCGAAAGAAAATAGATGAAAAAAGTTTTTTGTTTATGTCTGATAGTCTTATTTCTTACCAGTTCCTGCAGTTTCAGGATTCCAGCTTCCAAAGTAATAAAGATCAAAGGCTCAGATACTATGTTGTATTTAACTCAGGCTCTCGCTGATGAATATATGAAACTGAATCCGGGTGTTTCAATTTATGTTGAGGGCGGCGGAACAGCAAGCGGTATAAACTCTTTTACCAAAGGTGAAATTGATATTTGCACTGCATCAAGAACACTTAAACCTGAAGAAGTAAAACTGATAGCGGAAAAGTTTGGCTCTGTTGGAATGGCTACACTGGTCGCAAAAGATGCTTTAAGTATTTTTATAAATCCGCAAAACCCTGTAAAAGATTTTCAGATTGATGAAGTAAAAAATATTTTCACAGGCAGTATTACTAATTGGAATATGTTGGGCGGAGATAATGCTGATGTTATGGCAATTATCCGTAACCCGAATTCAGGTACATATCTTTATTTTAAGGAACATATATTGGATGGCGAAGAATATTCACCTTCAGCAATTACGGAAGCGACAACAGAAAAAATTATTTCTGCCGTTAAGGAAAATAAAAATGCAATCGGGTACGGCGGTTTAGCTTACGGCGATAAAAATCTTCATGCAAAAATAAACGGAATTGAACCGACTGAAGAAAATGTTATTAATGATAAATATCCTGTAACGAGGTATCTTCATTTTTATACATTATTCCAACCGGATGGCATTGTTAAAAATTTTATCGACTGGGTACTTAGTCCTGCTGGACAAGCGGTCGTAAAGAAAATCGGGTATATACAGATTTATAAAAGAGAGTTTTGATCAATAAAAAGAAATTTTATTCATGATATATTTTGCTTAGTTTTACTTAAGAGTTTATGAAGTTTATTGTTAAACTATTTTTTGGGGCAAATCATGAAAAACCTACTGATAATTTTAATCCTGATTTTAATAAGCTATAGTAACGTCCACCCGCAGGATCTGACGCGCACTTATGCTCTCTACCTGCCGGCAATTGCAAGTGAGCACAAGGAGTATCATGAACAGATTAATGCCAGTCTTCAATA
It includes:
- a CDS encoding PstS family phosphate ABC transporter substrate-binding protein, producing MKKVFCLCLIVLFLTSSCSFRIPASKVIKIKGSDTMLYLTQALADEYMKLNPGVSIYVEGGGTASGINSFTKGEIDICTASRTLKPEEVKLIAEKFGSVGMATLVAKDALSIFINPQNPVKDFQIDEVKNIFTGSITNWNMLGGDNADVMAIIRNPNSGTYLYFKEHILDGEEYSPSAITEATTEKIISAVKENKNAIGYGGLAYGDKNLHAKINGIEPTEENVINDKYPVTRYLHFYTLFQPDGIVKNFIDWVLSPAGQAVVKKIGYIQIYKREF
- a CDS encoding M28 family peptidase, giving the protein MKLRISLFIIIIFLQTELFGFVSDSIVTGGVGLISKSQLKNHIDSLGSDLFEGRSMGTSGGNLAAKYLASQFEKMNLIPAGDEGTYYQYIPMHASQPQPESGLVLYHDKDSSLLMLNQDYLLYKTGEQTFIPNPLPLVFVGFGIVAPEFDYNDYQSVNVENKIVVFLEGEPFSTDEKYFEGIKPSIYSLPEMKQRIAISRGASGSIMIPGIRYKEAGEWKKLINEFAFEDVTLAYSASGNLSVLMGPYVAEQLFHSAEFSINEVFNMQQQNSLKSFELQTKISFKGEFRERDFTSANIVGMIKGSNEKLSDSYLLISAHYDHLGIGPAVDGDSIYNGVYDNAIGVASLLEIASAFSKPENKPERSIVFLLTAGEEKGWLGSTYYVNNPVVPLYKTIANVNIDGIALFDRFRSIVGVGREYSSLNDFLIEIAKRNNLEVEDIPEQFIQSESFTRSDQIIFAQAGIPSILISEGLNYENLSREDGIRLFIHYSENVYHTPFDDLTQPMNFDAAEQHTKIIFEFCRLLAASESVPEWNEGVPYNSARLRSIAERK
- the aspA gene encoding aspartate ammonia-lyase, with product MEKNNIHAFIKQIGLFKELTEDEIKLIVQKLDSITYKKDSLLFTENNTRKYLFLIYEGEVELIKKSPFGEEKRLALFNKYDFLGEGALMDDSPHSTSAKALVDTTALVLSHDRFYELFKDHNIVASKILANVAKVISRRMRSTTTRVINIAAQYQSGRTRTEHDLLGDREVPYEYYYGVQTLRAIENFNISGVTLSFYPLLIESLAMVKLAAAKANFDLGLLSAPVTHAIEQACIEIINGKLHSHFVVDMIQGGAGTSTNMNANEVIANRALEILGYEKGDYKYCHPNNHVNLSQSTNDAYPTSVKIAIIKSNLKLIEVLKVLIDALRNKGKEFSHIIKMGRTQLQDAVPMTLGQAFEAYAATLEEEIDRLDQNAKLFLEVNMGATAIGTGINADPDYSTKVIRHLKEVSGFEIVLASNLVEATQDTGAFVIYSSAVKRLAVKLSKMCNDLRLLSSGPRTGLGEINLPPMQPGSSIMPGKVNPVIPEVVNQIAFKVIGNDLAVTLAAEAGQLELNVMEPLIVQSIFESIEMLKNGMTTLVHRCINGITANEKRCRELVENSIGLVTALNPIIGYEASTKLAKEALETNRGVYELVLEQNLLSKDQLDEILKPENMIGPVKFQK